A part of Citrifermentans bremense genomic DNA contains:
- a CDS encoding Bax inhibitor-1/YccA family protein: MRGVYGWMGGGLALTALVSLMTASSPALLQAILGNRILFYALVFGELGLVIAISGAINRISATTASALFLVYAAVNGLTMSSIFVAYTSTSIASTFLITSGMFFAMSLYGYLTRSDLSSWGSFLFMGLVGVVIASLVNIFLQSSMLSWVMSVCGVIVFTGLTAYDTQKIKQMGNAGRKGAVLGALTLYLDFINMFLSLLRLFGDRR, from the coding sequence ATGAGGGGAGTCTACGGGTGGATGGGGGGCGGCCTCGCGCTCACCGCCCTGGTCTCGCTCATGACCGCTTCTTCTCCGGCGCTGCTTCAGGCCATCCTCGGCAACCGGATCCTCTTCTACGCTCTGGTGTTCGGCGAACTGGGGCTGGTCATCGCCATAAGCGGCGCCATCAACAGGATCAGCGCCACCACGGCCAGCGCTCTTTTCCTGGTCTACGCCGCGGTGAACGGGCTCACCATGTCGAGCATCTTCGTGGCCTACACCTCGACCTCCATCGCCTCCACCTTCCTGATCACCTCGGGGATGTTCTTCGCCATGAGCCTGTACGGCTACCTCACCCGCAGCGACCTCTCCTCCTGGGGGAGCTTCCTTTTCATGGGGCTTGTCGGGGTGGTGATCGCCTCCTTGGTGAACATCTTCTTGCAAAGCTCCATGCTCTCCTGGGTCATGAGCGTCTGCGGCGTGATCGTTTTCACCGGCCTCACCGCGTACGACACGCAGAAGATCAAGCAGATGGGGAACGCCGGGCGCAAGGGGGCGGTGCTTGGCGCGCTCACCCTCTACCTCGACTTCATCAACATGTTCCTCTCTTTGCTGAGGCTTTTCGGCGACCGCCGTTAA
- a CDS encoding CvfB family protein — translation MKWSANQMLEIGKYNRLEVKKISAIGAFLVSELGDILMPTKYVPEGLHPGEHVKVFVYLDSEDRLLATTLTPKAQVGEFAVLEVKDVTNVGAFLDWGLEKDLLVPFSEQPKPMNKGERHLVRVYLDRSDRIAASAKLSKFLEKSRIELKEGEEVMLTFYQFGELGAKVIINGRYDGLLFKSELYGSFEVGASARGFVKKIRPDGKIDVTLRKDGGKDLHGGRESVLRVLSERGGFLPVGDKSSPQLISEMFGMSKKSFKTVIGNLYKEGVIEISPEGIRLR, via the coding sequence ATGAAATGGAGCGCCAACCAGATGCTGGAAATAGGTAAATACAACAGGCTTGAGGTGAAGAAAATCAGCGCCATCGGCGCCTTCCTGGTTTCGGAGTTGGGGGACATCCTGATGCCGACCAAGTACGTCCCGGAGGGGCTGCACCCGGGAGAACATGTAAAGGTATTCGTCTACCTGGACTCCGAGGACAGACTGCTGGCCACCACCTTGACCCCCAAGGCGCAGGTGGGAGAGTTCGCGGTGCTGGAAGTGAAGGACGTCACCAACGTGGGCGCGTTTCTGGATTGGGGGTTGGAAAAGGACCTGCTGGTACCTTTTAGCGAACAGCCAAAGCCGATGAACAAAGGGGAGCGGCACCTGGTGCGGGTTTACCTGGACCGCTCCGACCGCATCGCCGCGTCGGCAAAGCTTTCGAAGTTCCTGGAGAAGTCCCGCATCGAACTGAAGGAGGGAGAAGAGGTAATGCTCACCTTCTACCAGTTCGGAGAGTTGGGGGCCAAGGTCATCATCAACGGCCGTTACGACGGGCTGTTGTTCAAGAGCGAGCTGTACGGCAGCTTCGAGGTGGGCGCCAGCGCCAGGGGGTTCGTCAAAAAAATCAGGCCCGACGGCAAGATCGACGTGACGCTCAGAAAAGACGGGGGGAAGGATCTCCACGGCGGCCGGGAGAGCGTGCTGCGGGTGCTGAGCGAGAGGGGGGGCTTTCTACCCGTGGGCGACAAGTCATCCCCGCAGCTTATTTCCGAGATGTTCGGGATGAGCAAGAAGAGCTTCAAGACCGTGATCGGGAACCTGTACAAGGAAGGGGTGATCGAGATCTCCCCGGAGGGGATACGTCTGCGCTGA
- a CDS encoding PAS domain S-box protein — translation MLPISLKTKMTVTISLLIAGLLSILALSTQMYLVDQLKQLLYTQQFDMVSALADQIDDKILSSQTELVATAGTLSKGAVNDPSVLRSFFDDRPDTLAMFDNGLFLFSSDGVLISGNPAEPTLLGRNYLQRDYLKSTLATGKPQISEPFISSQPHHHPIIMFTAPIFGGNGQITAILTGSIDLTKNNFLTRIGSVVLGDEGYLYLYNRDRTMIVHPDRSRIFRRDVPVGANILFDKAIAGFEGTGETVNSRKLQVISSFKRLKSTGWILASNFPQKEAYSPIHKARSYILFALAVVLLIAILVVWLSMKFLTAPLLAFTQQIRSMTEHKEVAQPICVSAGDEIGVLCDAFNQLLKEVEAQKGELKRQLDFSRILIDIIPIPVYYKDAQGRYLGCNQAFLDFNGHTREELMGKTVHDVVPTHLAEKYHQSDQELFAAAGVQVFEAKALRGNLTQRDVMFFKTTFPDRDGSPGGILGAMLDITEHKQAEEALQAQKEFAENLVMMSTVPTFVLDHSHRVIIWNSALEVLTGIKAADVLGLENCWKIFYDSERPLLADLILDDALDDLTKYYSRSQRSPLIDGGIQAEGWYRDPAGEGHYIAISAAPIRDRHGSLVGALQVIEDITERKRAQDAHEKTRRQLQLILDAAGEGINGVDTQGRITFVNPAAAEMVGWSQEELLGRNQHELMHHSREDGSPFQEPECAVAAACREGRPYKGSDELFWRKDGTSFYAECNCSPIREDGELVGAVIIYKDMTERRQAQEQLLKLSQAVMQSPVYIMITDTNGNIEFVNPRFTQVTGYEADEVIGRNPKLLQSGKTSPALYQGLWDTITSGRVWTGELYNRYKSGATHWEHATISPIRNSAGVISHFMAFMESISERKKLEEQLRQAQKMEAIGQLAGGVAHDFNNILTVIMGFGQLLQHSLPSGDPMLENMEQILDAADRATHLTRSLLAFSRKQVMLLHQVELSELARKHVKFLVRIIGEDVTLKTSFCDEELMVTADSGQIEQVLMNLATNARDAMPGGGELTIKTEAVQLDKEFHRLHGYGMPGRYALLTVTDTGTGMDPETQQKIFEPFFTTKLPGRGTGLGLSIVYGIIKQHGGYVTIFSQRGFGTTFSIYLPLNAAKAQPVEKTAGFVPEGGSETVLVVEDDAAVGRLVESVLKRYGYNVILTESGEEALEIYESRWRDIKLALLDVIMPKMNGKQLCEKLRERSPQLKVLFLSGYTADLIQDKGISMDGVDIIRKPAKPIELARKVREMLDSQ, via the coding sequence TTGTTACCCATCAGTCTGAAAACCAAGATGACCGTCACCATCTCGCTGCTGATAGCGGGGCTGTTGTCCATTCTGGCTCTTTCCACCCAGATGTATCTTGTGGATCAGCTAAAGCAGTTGCTGTACACCCAGCAGTTCGACATGGTCTCGGCCCTGGCGGACCAGATCGACGACAAGATACTTTCTTCCCAGACCGAGCTCGTTGCCACGGCCGGCACGCTCAGCAAAGGCGCGGTCAACGACCCGTCTGTCCTCAGATCGTTTTTCGACGACCGGCCCGATACGCTGGCGATGTTCGACAACGGCCTGTTCCTTTTCTCCAGCGACGGGGTGCTCATCTCAGGCAACCCGGCGGAGCCCACCCTCCTCGGTAGGAACTACCTGCAACGCGACTATCTGAAAAGCACGCTCGCCACCGGGAAGCCGCAGATATCGGAACCTTTCATCTCTTCGCAGCCGCACCACCACCCGATCATCATGTTCACCGCCCCCATCTTCGGCGGCAACGGGCAAATTACCGCCATCCTCACCGGGAGCATCGACCTCACCAAGAACAACTTTCTGACCAGGATCGGCAGCGTGGTCCTGGGCGACGAAGGTTATTTGTACCTCTACAACAGGGACCGGACGATGATCGTCCATCCCGACCGCAGCCGGATCTTCCGCAGGGACGTTCCGGTTGGCGCCAACATCCTCTTCGACAAGGCGATAGCCGGGTTCGAGGGGACCGGTGAGACGGTGAATTCCAGAAAGCTGCAGGTGATCAGCTCCTTCAAGAGGTTGAAGTCGACCGGCTGGATCCTCGCCTCCAACTTCCCCCAGAAGGAAGCCTACTCCCCCATCCATAAGGCGCGGAGCTACATACTTTTCGCACTGGCCGTGGTGTTGCTCATCGCGATCCTGGTCGTCTGGCTCTCGATGAAGTTCCTCACCGCCCCGCTTCTGGCCTTCACGCAGCAGATCCGCTCCATGACCGAGCACAAGGAGGTGGCCCAGCCCATCTGCGTCAGCGCCGGGGACGAGATCGGGGTTCTTTGCGACGCCTTCAACCAGCTGCTGAAAGAGGTTGAGGCGCAGAAAGGCGAGTTGAAGAGGCAGCTTGACTTCTCCAGGATACTCATCGACATCATCCCCATACCGGTCTACTACAAGGACGCCCAGGGGAGGTACCTTGGGTGCAATCAGGCCTTCCTCGATTTCAACGGCCACACCCGCGAAGAGCTCATGGGCAAGACCGTCCACGACGTGGTCCCCACGCACCTGGCCGAGAAGTACCACCAGTCCGACCAGGAACTCTTCGCTGCAGCGGGAGTTCAGGTTTTCGAGGCGAAGGCGCTGCGCGGCAACCTCACCCAGCGTGACGTCATGTTTTTCAAGACCACCTTCCCCGACAGAGACGGGAGCCCCGGTGGGATACTCGGCGCCATGCTGGACATAACCGAACACAAGCAGGCCGAGGAAGCCCTGCAGGCACAGAAGGAGTTCGCCGAAAACCTGGTGATGATGTCCACCGTGCCGACCTTCGTTCTCGACCACAGTCATCGCGTCATCATCTGGAACTCCGCCCTGGAGGTTCTGACCGGCATAAAGGCCGCAGATGTGCTAGGCCTGGAGAACTGCTGGAAGATCTTTTACGACAGCGAGAGGCCGCTTTTGGCGGACCTGATCCTGGACGATGCGCTCGACGACCTCACCAAGTATTACAGCCGCAGTCAGCGTTCTCCCCTGATCGACGGAGGGATCCAGGCAGAGGGGTGGTACCGGGATCCGGCTGGAGAGGGGCACTACATCGCCATCAGCGCTGCGCCCATCAGGGACCGTCACGGTTCGCTGGTCGGGGCCCTGCAGGTTATCGAGGACATCACGGAAAGAAAGCGCGCCCAGGATGCGCACGAAAAAACACGTCGGCAGCTGCAGCTGATCCTGGATGCAGCGGGCGAAGGGATCAACGGGGTCGACACCCAGGGGAGGATCACCTTCGTCAACCCGGCGGCCGCCGAGATGGTCGGCTGGAGCCAGGAGGAACTGCTCGGCCGGAACCAGCATGAGCTGATGCACCACAGCCGTGAGGACGGCTCCCCCTTCCAGGAACCGGAATGCGCAGTCGCCGCCGCCTGTCGCGAAGGACGCCCCTACAAGGGGAGCGACGAGCTTTTCTGGCGCAAGGACGGCACCAGCTTCTACGCCGAATGCAACTGCAGCCCGATACGAGAGGACGGCGAACTGGTGGGCGCGGTGATTATCTACAAGGACATGACCGAGCGCAGGCAAGCGCAAGAACAATTGCTGAAGCTGTCCCAGGCGGTCATGCAGAGCCCGGTTTACATCATGATAACCGACACTAACGGCAATATCGAGTTCGTGAATCCGCGCTTTACCCAAGTGACCGGCTACGAAGCGGACGAAGTCATCGGCCGCAACCCGAAGCTGCTGCAAAGCGGCAAGACTTCGCCTGCGCTCTACCAGGGGCTCTGGGACACGATAACCTCCGGGCGGGTCTGGACCGGCGAGCTCTACAACCGGTACAAGAGCGGTGCGACGCACTGGGAGCACGCCACCATCTCCCCGATCAGAAACAGCGCCGGCGTCATAAGCCACTTCATGGCGTTCATGGAGAGCATCTCAGAGCGCAAGAAGCTCGAAGAGCAGTTGCGCCAGGCTCAGAAGATGGAGGCGATCGGCCAGCTTGCCGGCGGCGTCGCCCACGACTTCAACAACATATTGACCGTGATCATGGGGTTCGGGCAGCTGCTGCAGCACTCCCTGCCGTCAGGCGACCCGATGCTCGAGAACATGGAGCAGATCCTCGATGCCGCCGACCGGGCCACCCATCTGACCAGGAGCCTCCTTGCCTTCAGCCGCAAACAGGTTATGCTGCTGCACCAGGTGGAATTGAGCGAGCTGGCGAGAAAGCACGTGAAGTTCCTGGTCCGTATCATCGGCGAGGACGTGACGCTCAAGACCTCATTCTGCGATGAAGAACTTATGGTGACGGCCGACAGCGGTCAAATCGAGCAGGTGCTGATGAACCTTGCCACCAATGCGCGGGACGCCATGCCCGGCGGCGGCGAGCTGACCATAAAGACCGAGGCGGTGCAGTTGGACAAGGAGTTCCACCGGCTGCACGGGTACGGCATGCCTGGCCGCTACGCGCTGCTTACCGTGACCGACACGGGCACTGGGATGGATCCCGAGACCCAACAGAAGATCTTCGAGCCATTTTTCACCACCAAACTCCCGGGACGCGGGACAGGTCTCGGCCTCTCCATCGTTTACGGCATCATCAAGCAGCACGGGGGGTACGTCACCATCTTCAGCCAGCGCGGGTTCGGCACCACCTTCAGCATCTACCTCCCATTGAACGCCGCAAAGGCGCAGCCGGTAGAAAAAACGGCCGGCTTCGTCCCTGAAGGGGGGAGCGAGACCGTTCTGGTCGTCGAAGACGACGCCGCGGTCGGTCGCCTCGTCGAATCGGTTCTGAAGAGATACGGGTACAACGTGATCCTGACAGAAAGCGGAGAGGAAGCGCTGGAGATCTACGAGTCGAGATGGCGCGACATAAAGCTCGCGCTTCTGGACGTGATCATGCCGAAGATGAATGGCAAACAGCTCTGTGAAAAGCTAAGAGAGCGCTCGCCGCAGCTGAAGGTACTCTTCTTGAGCGGATACACCGCCGACTTGATCCAGGACAAGGGGATCTCCATGGACGGTGTCGACATCATCCGCAAGCCTGCGAAACCCATAGAACTGGCCAGGAAGGTCCGCGAGATGCTCGACTCCCAGTAA
- a CDS encoding creatininase family protein, protein MLIETMTMEEFSRGLSVSKTVYIPFGSVEEHGSHLPLSTDTIEAYEVGKRAAERIPLFVAPPIHYGSCRSTSCHPGTISISTATLKSLLKDIVRSLHSHGLMNFIALTGHAGGSHKMALQDAGEELIRELPMINMAVVTEYDLAKEAGAGIIETRGDAHAGEIETSRIMHSHPHLVKGLAEAEYPSFPTGILVRDKRSFWPGGVWGDPGKATAKKGRLLESLVADKVVELVEALESRRW, encoded by the coding sequence ATGCTGATAGAGACTATGACCATGGAGGAGTTTTCCCGGGGGCTCTCGGTCAGCAAGACCGTCTATATTCCTTTCGGTTCCGTCGAAGAACATGGCAGCCACTTGCCATTATCCACCGATACCATCGAGGCCTACGAGGTCGGCAAGCGCGCAGCCGAAAGAATTCCGCTTTTTGTCGCGCCGCCGATTCATTATGGATCCTGCCGTTCGACCTCGTGCCATCCAGGGACCATATCGATCAGCACGGCGACCTTGAAGTCGCTGCTCAAGGATATTGTGCGGTCACTGCACTCGCATGGGCTCATGAATTTCATAGCGCTCACCGGTCATGCCGGCGGCTCGCACAAGATGGCGTTGCAGGACGCCGGCGAGGAACTGATACGCGAACTGCCGATGATCAACATGGCAGTCGTCACCGAATACGATCTGGCCAAGGAGGCTGGCGCCGGGATCATCGAGACCCGCGGTGATGCCCATGCCGGCGAGATCGAGACCTCGCGGATCATGCATTCACATCCGCACCTGGTCAAAGGGCTTGCCGAAGCGGAGTACCCGTCGTTTCCCACCGGCATACTGGTTCGTGACAAGCGGAGCTTTTGGCCTGGCGGAGTATGGGGGGATCCCGGCAAGGCGACCGCGAAAAAAGGGCGGTTGCTCGAATCATTGGTCGCCGACAAGGTCGTAGAACTGGTAGAGGCGCTGGAGAGCCGGCGCTGGTAA
- a CDS encoding carboxymuconolactone decarboxylase family protein codes for MRPLLILASACIAMLITAISEAQTMQNHLNVKQRAIIPIAAFTANGDLDKLRVALCDGLDAGLTVSEIKEILVQLYAYAGFPRSLNGIGTFMTLISEREKEGIRDEKGRGASPLPTSRTSLEFGAENQTRLVGQPVTGPIFDFAPAIDHFLKAHLFGDIFQRDVLNWQDRELATVAALANIEGVNPQLQGHLSIALHNGLSPEQLRDLIGVLSTKCGPKVAENAGVVLDQVLASSKQVPVGDRPAMDNVEATANLQKEKNMSQQHSDLRNGGIFPVGEKNEKYAKYFTGTSYLKMLSTERVFIGNVTFEPGCRNFWHIHHKGGQILLVTGGRGWYQEWGKAARDLRAGDVVNIAPETKHWHGAAKDSWFSHVAVEVPAEGGSTEWLEPVPDEAYNRLPR; via the coding sequence ATGAGACCACTTCTTATCCTGGCATCCGCTTGTATCGCGATGTTGATCACTGCTATATCGGAGGCGCAGACCATGCAAAATCATCTAAATGTGAAACAGCGGGCAATCATCCCCATCGCCGCTTTCACTGCCAACGGAGATCTCGACAAGCTAAGAGTGGCACTATGTGATGGCCTCGATGCCGGTCTTACCGTGAGTGAGATCAAGGAAATCCTGGTTCAGCTTTACGCCTATGCAGGCTTTCCCCGAAGCCTTAACGGCATTGGCACATTCATGACTCTCATAAGCGAGCGAGAAAAAGAAGGTATTAGGGACGAGAAGGGGAGGGGAGCAAGCCCTCTGCCGACAAGCCGAACTAGCCTTGAATTCGGCGCCGAAAACCAGACCAGGCTAGTCGGACAACCTGTGACCGGCCCGATTTTTGACTTTGCCCCGGCAATCGACCATTTCTTGAAGGCCCACCTCTTCGGCGACATCTTTCAGCGCGACGTGCTGAATTGGCAAGATCGAGAATTGGCAACCGTAGCGGCTCTGGCCAATATCGAGGGCGTCAATCCGCAATTGCAGGGGCATTTGTCCATAGCTCTGCACAACGGTCTGTCCCCCGAGCAGTTGCGGGATCTTATTGGTGTTCTGAGCACAAAGTGCGGCCCGAAGGTTGCGGAGAACGCTGGAGTCGTTTTAGACCAGGTTTTGGCGTCCAGTAAGCAAGTACCGGTTGGAGACCGCCCTGCCATGGATAACGTCGAGGCTACTGCGAACCTCCAAAAGGAGAAGAACATGAGTCAGCAACACAGTGACCTTCGCAATGGCGGTATTTTCCCCGTCGGAGAGAAGAACGAAAAATATGCCAAATACTTTACCGGCACAAGCTATCTTAAGATGCTGTCGACGGAAAGGGTGTTCATAGGCAATGTTACCTTTGAGCCAGGTTGCCGAAATTTCTGGCATATCCATCACAAGGGAGGACAGATTTTGCTCGTCACTGGCGGACGCGGCTGGTATCAGGAATGGGGAAAAGCCGCGAGGGATCTCCGCGCCGGCGACGTGGTCAATATCGCACCAGAAACCAAGCACTGGCATGGAGCGGCAAAGGATAGTTGGTTCTCCCATGTGGCAGTAGAAGTCCCCGCAGAGGGCGGTTCCACCGAATGGCTTGAGCCGGTGCCCGATGAGGCATACAACCGGTTGCCGAGGTGA
- a CDS encoding MFS transporter: MTTQVCDSLDQGEFSQDEAGTRPAYWSGVFAMTLCVFALIASEFMPVSLLTPMSADLHVTEGMTGQGIAISGAFAVVTSLFISALAGSMDRKTLLLGLTGGMALSGAVIALAQNYVIYMVGRALIGVVVGGFWSLSVATAMRLVPGNQVPRAMAVFNGGNALATVIAPPLGSYLGSVIGWRGAFFCLVPVALIALVWQWMSLPSMQVETRASSGNIFKLLKSRTVALGMAACSILFMGQFTLFTYVRPFLETVTQVDVDALSLILLVIGVTGFIGTTLIGTVLKKFGLYPTMIVLPVLMAMIALALIVWGGWVSAVVMVLGCWGLVATAAPVGWWSWLAQTLPHDAEAGGGLIVAVIQLAIAIGSTVGGLLFDTSGYQSTFAASAILLLIAAGLVFVTSRVDRAHSA, translated from the coding sequence ATGACTACGCAAGTATGTGACTCCCTAGATCAGGGTGAATTTTCGCAAGACGAGGCAGGCACACGACCTGCGTACTGGAGCGGTGTCTTTGCCATGACGCTGTGCGTGTTCGCGTTGATCGCCTCTGAGTTCATGCCTGTCAGCCTGTTGACACCAATGTCTGCCGATCTGCACGTCACCGAAGGGATGACAGGGCAAGGCATCGCGATTTCCGGCGCCTTCGCAGTGGTGACGAGCCTGTTCATTTCCGCGCTGGCCGGCAGTATGGATCGTAAGACGCTACTGCTGGGCTTGACGGGGGGGATGGCCCTGTCCGGCGCGGTCATCGCTCTGGCGCAGAACTATGTCATCTACATGGTGGGTCGCGCGCTCATCGGCGTGGTGGTAGGTGGGTTCTGGTCACTATCGGTGGCTACGGCCATGCGGCTGGTGCCTGGAAACCAAGTGCCGCGCGCGATGGCCGTCTTCAATGGCGGCAACGCCTTGGCAACCGTTATAGCGCCTCCCCTAGGTAGTTACCTCGGCTCGGTCATCGGCTGGCGAGGCGCGTTCTTCTGCCTAGTACCGGTGGCATTGATCGCCCTCGTCTGGCAATGGATGAGCTTGCCTTCAATGCAGGTAGAGACAAGAGCGAGTTCGGGCAACATATTCAAATTGCTGAAAAGCCGTACTGTCGCTTTGGGTATGGCCGCTTGCAGCATTCTCTTTATGGGGCAGTTCACGCTGTTCACCTATGTGCGTCCGTTTCTAGAGACGGTGACGCAAGTGGACGTGGACGCGCTGTCGCTCATCCTGCTTGTGATCGGCGTGACGGGCTTCATAGGCACCACACTCATCGGCACTGTGCTAAAGAAGTTTGGCCTATATCCCACGATGATCGTCCTTCCAGTGTTAATGGCTATGATTGCCCTAGCACTGATCGTCTGGGGCGGCTGGGTGTCAGCCGTGGTGATGGTGCTCGGTTGTTGGGGACTGGTTGCCACCGCTGCGCCCGTGGGCTGGTGGAGTTGGTTGGCTCAGACCCTGCCCCACGATGCAGAGGCAGGTGGCGGGCTGATCGTGGCTGTAATACAATTGGCCATTGCCATTGGTTCCACCGTGGGCGGCTTGCTGTTCGACACGAGTGGCTACCAGAGCACCTTTGCTGCCAGCGCCATTTTGTTGCTCATTGCAGCGGGTCTGGTGTTTGTGACGTCTCGCGTCGATCGGGCGCATTCCGCTTGA
- a CDS encoding alpha/beta hydrolase, translated as MEHKSSTSRLGIVTSIFAGLLLSASIALGADMSHGADNFYKSDKVTLQKVSFNNQYKMKVAGNLFIPKGIKQGSKNPAIVVGHPMGAVKEQSSNLYATKLAEQGFVTLAIDLSFWGESEGQPRNAVSPDIYAEDFSAAVDYLGTQSFVDRERIGVLGICGSGSFAISAAKIDPRMKAIATVSMYDMGAAVRNALNHSQTIEQRKAIIAEAAQQRYGEFSVGETKYTSGTVHELTKDTHPIQREFYDFYRTPRGDFTPKGSLPELTTHPTLTSAVKFMNFYPFEDIETISPRPMLFITGDKAHSIEFSQDAYKRAAEPKELVLVKGAGHVDLYDRVNLIPWDKLTSFFRKNLI; from the coding sequence ATGGAACACAAATCTTCTACAAGCAGATTGGGTATCGTCACTTCGATTTTTGCAGGCTTGTTATTATCAGCTAGCATCGCATTGGGGGCCGACATGTCTCATGGAGCGGATAATTTCTACAAAAGCGACAAGGTCACATTGCAGAAGGTTTCATTCAACAATCAATACAAGATGAAAGTTGCAGGAAACCTGTTCATTCCCAAGGGCATAAAGCAGGGAAGCAAGAACCCCGCAATAGTTGTCGGCCACCCCATGGGGGCCGTCAAAGAGCAAAGCTCGAACTTGTATGCCACGAAACTGGCCGAGCAGGGCTTCGTAACCCTGGCGATCGACCTGTCCTTCTGGGGCGAGAGCGAAGGTCAACCACGTAATGCCGTTTCACCAGATATCTATGCAGAGGATTTCAGTGCGGCGGTCGATTATCTAGGCACCCAATCATTTGTGGATCGTGAGCGGATTGGTGTCCTTGGTATATGCGGCAGCGGGAGTTTTGCGATCAGTGCCGCCAAGATTGACCCCCGCATGAAAGCAATTGCCACCGTCAGCATGTACGACATGGGTGCGGCAGTCCGTAATGCACTCAATCATTCACAAACCATTGAGCAGAGAAAAGCGATCATTGCCGAAGCGGCTCAGCAGCGTTATGGCGAATTTTCTGTTGGCGAAACTAAATACACAAGCGGTACAGTGCACGAATTAACGAAAGACACACATCCAATCCAGCGTGAATTTTATGATTTTTACCGTACGCCGCGAGGTGATTTCACCCCTAAAGGTTCATTACCGGAACTGACAACGCACCCGACACTGACAAGTGCCGTGAAGTTCATGAACTTCTACCCCTTTGAAGATATTGAGACGATCTCTCCTCGCCCCATGCTGTTCATTACTGGCGACAAAGCACATTCCATCGAGTTCAGTCAGGATGCCTACAAGCGAGCAGCTGAACCCAAGGAGCTGGTTCTCGTCAAAGGTGCGGGGCATGTGGATCTCTACGACCGGGTCAATCTGATCCCTTGGGACAAGCTGACCTCGTTCTTCAGAAAGAACTTGATATGA
- a CDS encoding iron-containing alcohol dehydrogenase: MRDFTFYNPTRIEFGKGKELNIGQYVNEFGVGSVLILYGSERIKRDGLFERVTASLEAQGVVYESAGGIISNPLISQVREAIKSVKENKLKGIVAVGGGSVLDSAKAVAAGAKYDGNVWDFFDGKAMVKEAIPVFSVMTLAATGSEMNTGGVVTNDETRQKFAIMSPHLFPKVSVINPELMASVTPEYLAYSAVDIFAHCLDLYFTASHFPGYNAALIENILDTVIRTTNILLENPNDYDARGEFAWASTMALNGNTFVGVEGNTYDTHMIEHAMSALYNVPHGAGLAVVLPAWMKSIKNENSARFERFAKKVFGVDDADAGITRMTEWFSAIGAPVTFAQASLTVDAVEPIAANAFGNAQLWGMDKMYPQERIAGILKLAVK, from the coding sequence TTGCGCGACTTCACTTTTTACAACCCGACGAGGATTGAATTTGGCAAAGGCAAAGAACTCAACATCGGGCAATACGTCAACGAGTTCGGTGTGGGCAGCGTCCTAATCCTATACGGATCGGAACGGATCAAAAGAGACGGGCTGTTCGAACGCGTTACCGCATCCCTCGAAGCGCAGGGTGTTGTCTACGAATCGGCGGGTGGCATTATCAGCAACCCCCTGATCAGTCAAGTACGAGAGGCCATCAAGAGCGTAAAGGAGAACAAGCTGAAAGGGATCGTGGCCGTTGGTGGAGGGTCGGTCCTCGACTCTGCCAAAGCCGTTGCGGCGGGTGCCAAATATGACGGTAATGTTTGGGACTTCTTTGATGGCAAGGCCATGGTTAAAGAAGCTATTCCAGTTTTCTCCGTGATGACACTGGCAGCCACTGGCAGTGAAATGAACACCGGTGGTGTTGTGACCAATGATGAAACTCGCCAGAAGTTCGCGATCATGTCACCGCACCTCTTCCCGAAAGTGTCTGTCATCAATCCAGAACTGATGGCCTCGGTCACACCTGAGTATCTCGCCTACTCCGCCGTCGATATTTTTGCCCACTGCCTCGACCTCTACTTCACCGCCAGTCATTTCCCCGGTTACAACGCAGCCTTGATCGAAAACATCCTGGACACGGTTATACGCACCACAAACATCCTGCTCGAAAATCCGAACGACTATGATGCACGTGGCGAATTTGCCTGGGCTTCCACAATGGCACTGAATGGCAATACCTTCGTCGGTGTGGAGGGCAACACCTACGATACCCACATGATCGAGCATGCCATGTCTGCGCTCTACAACGTCCCCCACGGTGCCGGTCTGGCTGTCGTACTCCCCGCATGGATGAAGTCGATCAAAAACGAAAACTCGGCACGTTTTGAGCGCTTCGCAAAGAAGGTGTTCGGCGTTGATGACGCCGATGCAGGTATTACCAGGATGACCGAATGGTTCAGCGCCATCGGCGCTCCGGTCACCTTTGCGCAAGCCAGTCTTACGGTGGATGCCGTCGAACCGATCGCAGCGAACGCCTTCGGTAACGCACAACTCTGGGGCATGGACAAAATGTATCCCCAGGAGAGAATCGCCGGTATCCTCAAGCTGGCTGTGAAGTAG